The bacterium sequence CATCCGCTCGAGGCCCCGCCGATGGAGCTGGAGACGGTCGCCTTCTGGCTGGAGATGCCGAACGAGCTGCTCGAGGCGCTGGTGGACGAGGAGTTCCATCCCGCCGGCTCGCTGCACGCCGTCGAGCACGCGATGATCGGCCTCTTCCCGCTGCAGACGATCTGCGACCGCTGGGATCTCGGCGGGATCTCCTACGCCCTGCACCCGCAGATCGACGCGCCGGCGATCTTCGTCTACGACGGCTGGCCCGGCGGCGTCGGCCTCGCCGAGGTCGGCTTCGCGCGCGCCGAGGACATCTTGGCGAAGACGCGGGACCTCGTCGCGTCGTGCCCCTGCGAGGACGGCTGCCCCGCCTGCATCCAGTCGCCGAAGTGCGGCTCCGGCAACCGGCCGCTCGACAAGGACGGCGGGCGCTTCGCGCTGGAGATCCTCACCGGCGCGCGGCCGCTCGGCGAAACGCGCGCCACGCGCGCCGACGTCGAGGCCCGCCTGACGACGCACCGCCGCGTCCTGCATCCCGGCGCGCGGGGCGGCGTCGCCGCGCCGGACGGCTTCTTCGGGCCGCCGCCCGACGAAGGCCGCGCAACTTCGGCCGCCGCCGACGACGGCGCCTCCGCGGCCGCGGCGGGCGACGCGGCACGGTCCGTCCGCGCGCGCGACGAGGCGCGGTCCGTTTCCGCGGACGACGCGGCGCGGTCCGCGTCCGCGCGCGGCGAGGACTCCCCGATCCTCGTTCCGGACGAAGAGGAGCTTTCCGTGCTCAATCCCCCCGATGGGACGCCGACGCGCGCGCTCGGCGGCGCGTGGCGCTGGGACTTTCCGGACCCCGTCTCGCTCCTCGGCCCCGACGAAGGACGCTGGATCTTCTTCGACGTCGAAACGCTGCGCGGCGCCGACGACGTCGGCGGCTGGAACTACATCAACAAGATGGGGCTTGCCCTGGCCGTGACGCTCGACGGCGCGAGCGGCGAGTTCCGCACGTGGCGCGAGAACGAAGCCCCGGCGCTGATCGACGCCCTGCTCGCCGCGGACCGCGTCGTCGGCTTCAACCAAGACCGCTTCGACCTGACCGTCCTCTCCGCCTATCCCGGCGGCCGGCGCCTCGCGCGCGTCCGCTCGCTCGACCTGCTCAAGGAGATCCAGGCGGTGATCGGCCGACGGCTCGGCCTCGCCCATCTCGCCGAGGCGACGCTCGGGGCGGGGAAGTCGGCCGACGGGCTGCAGTCGCTCGCCTGGGTGCGCCAAGGGCGCTTCGACCTCATCGAGCGCTACTGCCGCGACGACGTCCTGCTCACCGCGGCCCTTTGGGCCCACGGCCGCGCCCGCGGCCACGTCCTCGCCCGCGACAAGGGAACCGGGCGCGTCCTGCGGATCCCCGTCTCGTGGTGACCGCCGCGCCCCCGCCGCGACTGGTTTATGCTTGGGCCATGAGGACCAACTGGATCGTCGCGGCCTGCGCGGCGGCGCTGCTCGCCGCGGCCGGCTGTTCCGCCGGGGCGGCGCGGGAGACCCCGCCCGCGGGGCTGCGCTTCCTCGCCGCGGACGCCGTGGCCAAGGAGCGCGCGGACAAGGACGCCTCGTTCCGGTCGGATGCGGACTCGCCGATCCCGCCCGAGGCGCGCGCCTCGTTCAAGGGGCTCGACTACTACCCCTTCGACCCGGCGGCCCGCTTCGCGGTCAAGCTGCGGCGCTTCCCGCAGCCGGTCCCGCTGACGATCGTCACCACGCGCGGCGTCCCGCGCCCGGCGGAGAAGGTCGGCTACGTCGAGTTCCCGATGGCCGGGGCGACGCGCCGGCTCACCGTCTACCGGCTCAAGGACCTCGCCCCGAAGTACGCGGACGAACTGTTCCTGCCGTTCCTCGACGCCGCCTCCGGCGTCGAGACCTACGGCGCCGGGCGGTACCTCGATCTCGCGCCCGGCCCCGACGGCTGGTATGTTCTCGATTTCAACTTGGCCTACCATCCGCTGTGCGCCTACGGCCGGACGATTTATCGGTGCCCGCGGACCCCGGAAGAAAACCGCCTGCCGTTCGCGGTGCGGGCCGGGGAGCGGGGCTGGGCCGTGCACGCCGCGGCGCCGAGCGGCGCCGGGAGGTAACGAACCATGATTCCGGACCGTCTGTTCTTGGTGGGTTTCCTCGGCGCGCCGAAGCTCGAGGTCGGGCGCGCGCTGTCCCAGCGTCTGGGCCGGCCGCTGTT is a genomic window containing:
- a CDS encoding DUF1684 domain-containing protein produces the protein MRTNWIVAACAAALLAAAGCSAGAARETPPAGLRFLAADAVAKERADKDASFRSDADSPIPPEARASFKGLDYYPFDPAARFAVKLRRFPQPVPLTIVTTRGVPRPAEKVGYVEFPMAGATRRLTVYRLKDLAPKYADELFLPFLDAASGVETYGAGRYLDLAPGPDGWYVLDFNLAYHPLCAYGRTIYRCPRTPEENRLPFAVRAGERGWAVHAAAPSGAGR